A single region of the Nakaseomyces glabratus chromosome D, complete sequence genome encodes:
- the TYW3 gene encoding tRNA methyltransferase TYW3 (CAGL0D06336g~Ortholog(s) have tRNA methyltransferase activity, role in tRNA methylation, wybutosine biosynthetic process and cytosol, nucleus localization), which yields MSKQNAFDQKKLAILQEINSDQLDLSPKGTIDVLCLPIIDLINSSPDMVTTSSCSGRISVFIEGQKAINGDVKVGGKGDGGVWLFVSHEFKDIDNWFDRTTASKNLNWVIDASNTKDINDDGSSSMILYKYEPFILHVKCRDFESASKLYNTAMACGFRESGIGSNFIVAIRINIKLDVPIGYVKENGHLALIVDPSYITVLDRITKAKFIENEKKMTVLFAKIKSEIVESPKDVNTQVKEETKEERRERKRREGLEKQRLLQQKQIGK from the coding sequence ATGTCTAAACAGAATGCCTTTGACCAGAAGAAGTTAGCGATCCTGCAGGAAATAAACTCAGATCAGCTTGATCTGTCACCCAAAGGCACTATAGATGTGTTATGTTTACCAATAATCGATCTAATAAATAGTTCACCTGATATGGTTACAACTTCATCTTGTTCAGGTAGAATCAGTGTATTTATTGAAGGTCAAAAAGCTATTAACGGAGATGTAAAAGTTGGTGGTAAAGGTGACGGAGGTGTTTGGCTCTTTGTAAGTCATGAGTTCAAGGATATTGATAATTGGTTTGACAGAACTACTGCTTCCAAGAATCTTAACTGGGTCATAGATGCTTCTAATACAAAGGACATCAACGATGATGGCAGTTCCAGTATGATCCTATACAAATACGAGCCCTTCATATTGCATGTGAAATGTCGTGATTTTGAAAGTGCATCAAAACTTTATAACACTGCAATGGCGTGTGGCTTTAGAGAAAGTGGTATTGGCTCAAATTTTATTGTTGCGATTAGAATAAATATAAAGCTTGATGTTCCAATTGGATACGTTAAGGAAAATGGCCATCTGGCGTTAATTGTTGATCCCTCCTACATTACTGTTCTTGATAGAATCACAAAGgcaaaatttattgaaaacgaaaagaaaatgacaGTCTTGTTTGCCAAGATAAAATCTGAGATAGTTGAATCACCAAAAGATGTAAATACACAAGTGAAAGAGGAGACAAAAGAGGAGCGCCGtgaaaggaaaagaagagaGGGACTTGAGAAACAacgtcttcttcaacagaaGCAGATAGGCAAATGA
- the RPT6 gene encoding proteasome regulatory particle base subunit RPT6 (CAGL0D06292g~Ortholog(s) have protein domain specific binding activity), which yields MISKGMVHESGIKPYFEHKIQETELKIRGKTENLRRLEAQRNALNDEVRFIKDELRLLQEPGSYVGEVIKVVSDKKVLVKVQPEGKYIVDVAKDINVKDLKASQRVCLRSDSYMLHKVLVNKADPLVSLMMVEKVPDSTYDMVGGLTKQIKEIKEVIELPVKHPELFESLGIAQPKGVILYGPPGTGKTLLARAVAHHTDCKFIRVSGAELVQKYIGEGSRMVRELFVMAREHAPSIIFMDEIDSIGSSRVEGGGSGGGDSEVQRTMLELLNQLDGFETSKNIKIIMATNRLDILDPALLRPGRIDRKIEFPPPTVAARAEILRIHSRKMNLTRGINLRKIAEKMNGCSGADVKGVCTEAGMYALRERRIHVTQEDFELAVGKVMNKNQETAISEAKLFK from the coding sequence ATGATTAGCAAGGGTATGGTTCATGAGAGCGGTATCAAGCCGTACTTTGAGCATAAGATACAGGAGACGGAGCTGAAGATCCGGGGGAAGACAGAAAACCTGCGGAGACTGGAAGCCCAGAGGAATGCGCTTAACGACGAGGTGCGTTTCATCAAGGATGAATTGCGTCTGCTGCAGGAGCCGGGCTCGTACGTTGGTGAGGTCATAAAAGTTGTCTCTGACAAGAAGGTGCTGGTGAAGGTGCAGCCTGAGGGTAAATATATAGTCGATGTGGCGAAGGATATTAATGTCAAGGACCTGAAGGCCTCTCAGCGTGTGTGTTTGCGTAGTGATTCCTATATGCTGCACAAGGTGCTGGTCAACAAGGCGGACCCACTAGTCTCGCTGATGATGGTAGAGAAAGTGCCAGACTCAACATATGATATGGTCGGTGGTCTTACGAAGCAAATCAAGGAGATCAAGGAAGTCATTGAGCTTCCAGTTAAGCATCCTGAGCTGTTTGAGAGTTTGGGTATTGCACAGCCTAAGGGTGTCATCCTATATGGTCCGCCAGGTACTGGTAAGACTTTGTTGGCAAGAGCAGTCGCCCACCACACAGACTGTAAGTTTATCAGAGTAAGTGGTGCAGAATTAGTGCAGAAGTATATCGGTGAGGGTTCCCGTATGGTCCGTGAACTGTTTGTGATGGCCAGAGAACATGCACCATCCATCATCTTCATGGATGAAATCGACTCCATAGGTTCCAGTCGTGTTGAAGGTGGTGGTTCCGGTGGTGGTGACTCAGAAGTGCAAAGAACGATGTTAGAGCTACTGAATCAACTAGATGGTTTTGAGACTTCCAAGAATATTAAAATCATCATGGCTACAAACAGACTGGATATCCTTGATCCAGCTTTGCTGAGACCCGGTAGAATAGATAGAAAAATTGAGTTTCCACCACCAACCGTAGCCGCAAGAGCAGAGATTCTACGTATTCACTCCAGAAAAATGAATCTGACCCGTGGTATTAACCTCAGGAAGATTGCAGAAAAGATGAATGGCTGCTCTGGTGCAGATGTGAAAGGTGTATGTACAGAAGCAGGTATGTATGCTTTGAGAGAGAGAAGGATCCATGTTACTCAGGAAGATTTTGAGCTTGCCGTCGGTAAAGTCATGAACAAGAACCAAGAGACTGCCATTTCTGAGGCCAAGCTGTTCAAGTGA
- the ALG13 gene encoding N-acetylglucosaminyldiphosphodolichol N-acetylglucosaminyltransferase catalytic subunit ALG13 (CAGL0D06270g~Ortholog(s) have N-acetylglucosaminyldiphosphodolichol N-acetylglucosaminyltransferase activity and role in dolichol-linked oligosaccharide biosynthetic process) — protein MSAFVTCGATVPFPALVEAVLAPEFVGCLSREGYRVLCVQFGRGYDFEAQFTSVTCTRMPLESAEVSELRQLVRDERVTVMGYKVQDVVVLGFAYSNNILQIIDRYGDVVISHAGTGSILDSLRLNKKLIVVVNHTLMDNHQKQIAEKFQNLGHILATNPTAIELCDAMKRLKHEDLIPLSSETNTEFMERLKSIAYS, from the coding sequence ATGAGTGCGTTCGTTACTTGTGGGGCCACGGTGCCGTTTCCCGCGTTGGTTGAGGCTGTTCTGGCGCCAGAATTTGTTGGGTGTTTGTCCCGGGAGGGTTACCGGGTGCTATGTGTCCAGTTTGGCCGTGGGTATGACTTTGAGGCCCAGTTTACGTCGGTGACCTGTACACGTATGCCGTTGGAGAGTGCAGAGGTCAGCGAGCTGAGGCAATTAGTCCGGGATGAGCGAGTGACTGTGATGGGTTACAAAGTGCAAGATGTCGTGGTGCTGGGCTTCGCGTACTCTAACAATATCCTACAAATCATCGACCGGTACGGGGATGTGGTTATCTCGCATGCGGGCACGGGGTCGATCTTGGACTCGCTCAGGTTGAATAAAAAACTTATAGTGGTAGTTAATCACACACTGATGGATAACCACCAGAAACAGATCGCAGAGAAGTTCCAAAACCTTGGTCATATCTTGGCGACTAATCCTACTGCGATTGAACTATGCGATGCTATGAAGAGGTTGAAACATGAAGACTTGATACCACTCTCGAGCGAGACCAATACCGAGTTCATGGAGAGATTGAAGAGCATTGCCTACTCATGA
- the TIF4632 gene encoding translation initiation factor eIF4G (CAGL0D06314g~Ortholog(s) have mRNA binding, translation initiation factor activity, translation initiation factor binding activity and role in stress granule assembly, translational initiation), whose amino-acid sequence MTEQEANAIKNEGSNDSIQTTKMQNENPEPSKEDNTNTSYTNGNDKVNNGGNNYNNYNNYNNRNSYHSNNYSRNYQQRNTGGRYNNPNKFNNGGTRVNSKNVNQQNNYNNYNASGTNRYMNNYNKHNRNQKGTPGINPAAAMQWAGYYGNQMYYFPQGMAAMGNPAGMDMAAMMAAQQGMMTSPQPGVTASETPSPPPIKIEITKKTGEHLDLDEIRAQHKAAAANKEKSPSASIENDVADKKESEKEGSSIVESKDEEKDKQEVNATKPEPEQKEDASEVRRLFLEQVKLRKAAIEKAKRGESTEASEASDSTDKAVGNNEPSTDESDSNNKDAENSEDQDTFFDSKDTITEKDNELESGSKDSSPRPLTFAEKLKLKKKQTEEHKEEDSNKEEHEQVNIDTTENSGDNNQHVNEVELESKEKNESDVPIIKKVTLEEPIKDTTETVEGVTNDEENVTGPLAKQPADILTMTEFLAKLKEVEPVDDIYTFTYPPEFEEPDPKYKKQTVKYTYGPSFLLQFKEKARAFPDDPWQLSTAAKIVIPPSISKSKSRDSNRFNNGPSGRMGEFRNGSMRNMDMRSGSKVSSKRKSKRMDDRKSTRTSYTSRKDRERMAEENRRDEPKVEVAPLVPSANRWVPKSKQKKETEKKLAPDGTELLDKEEIERKMKSLLNKLTLEKFEPISNDILAMGNQSKWETEGETLKLVIEQIFLKACDEPHWSSMYAQLCGKIVKELDASIYDNTNEGKTGPKLVLHYLVARCHTEFEKGWTDKLPTKEDGSPLEPEMMSDEYYQAAAAKRRGLGLVRFIGFLYRLNLLTGKMMFECFRRLMRDLTGNPSEEILESVVELLETVGEQFETDSFRTANATLEGSALLDSLFQILQSIINEGKISSRIKFKLIDVKELRELKHWNSSKKDAGPKTIQQIHEEEERQRMLKSNSRQSSRRVNNNSMGNHNNRDRGFYRRENTMNSRDNFQSTRSPSTRYNSKDTKEDQAPAPKTTNMFSALMDTDEEE is encoded by the coding sequence ATGACAGAACAAGAAGCTAACGCTATAAAGAATGAGGGAAGTAATGATTCTATCCAGACTACCAAAATGCAAAATGAAAATCCTGAACCCAGTAAGGAAGACAATACTAATACTTCTTACACCAATGGTAATGATAAGGTAAACAATGGAGGAAACAACTAtaacaactacaacaattataataatagaaattCCTACCACAGCAATAATTACTCCAGAAATTATCAACAAAGAAATACTGGAGGGAGGTATAATAACCCAAATAAGTTTAACAATGGGGGGACTCGTGTCAATTCCAAAAATGTTaaccaacaaaataattataaCAACTACAACGCATCTGGGACCAATAGATACATGAATAACTATAATAAGCACAACAGAAACCAAAAAGGAACTCCGGGAATAAACCCAGCTGCTGCAATGCAATGGGCCGGCTATTATGGTAATCAAATGTACTATTTCCCACAAGGTATGGCTGCCATGGGTAACCCAGCTGGTATGGATATGGCTGCTATGATGGCTGCACAACAAGGTATGATGACTTCACCACAACCAGGTGTCACAGCATCTGAAACACCGTCTCCACCCCCTATAAAGATTGAAATAACAAAGAAGACTGGTGAACACTTAGACCTTGATGAGATTCGTGCACAACATAAGGCAGCAGCGGCAAATAAGGAAAAATCCCCCTCTGCAAGCATTGAGAATGATGTGGCTGACAAAAAGGAGTCGGAGAAAGAAGGCAGTTCCATTGTAGAATCGAAAGACGAAGAGAAAGATAAACAAGAAGTTAATGCTACAAAACCAGAACCTGAACAAAAAGAAGACGCCTCGGAGGTTAGACGTTTGTTTCTTGAACAGGTTAAGCTACGTAAAGCCGCTATCGAAAAAGCGAAACGTGGAGAAAGTACAGAGGCATCTGAGGCATCTGATTCTACTGATAAAGCTGTAGGGAACAATGAACCTTCTACCGATGAATCTGAttctaataataaagatGCAGAAAATAGTGAAGACCAAGACACATTTTTTGACAGTAAAGACACCATAACTGAGAAAGATAATGAACTAGAATCAGGATCCAAGGATTCTTCACCAAGGCCTTTGACTTTTGCAGAAAAGctaaaattgaaaaagaaacaaacaGAGGAacataaagaagaagactctaacaaagaagaacatGAACAAGTTAATATCGACACTACAGAAAATTCTGGCGATAACAATCAGCATGTCAACGAAGTCGAATTGGAAtctaaagaaaagaatgagAGCGATGTTCCgataataaagaaagttACTTTGGAAGAACCAATCAAAGATACTACAGAAACTGTCGAGGGAGTTACTAACGATGAAGAGAATGTTACTGGACCGCTTGCCAAGCAGCCAGCTGACATCTTGACCATGACTGAATTTTTGGCAAAGTTAAAAGAAGTTGAACCAGTCGATGACATCTATACCTTCACATACCCACCTGAATTTgaggaaccagatccaaaatacaaaaaacaAACGGTTAAATATACATATGGACCAAGCTTTTTACTacaattcaaagaaaaagctaGAGCCTTCCCAGATGATCCTTGGCAATTAAGCACCGCAGCTAAAATTGTCATCCCACCAAGTATATCAAAGTCTAAATCAAGAGATTCCAATCGTTTTAACAATGGTCCATCTGGTCGTATGGGTGAGTTTAGAAACGGATCAATGAGAAATATGGATATGCGTAGCGGTTCTAAGGTTTCatccaaaagaaaatccaAGAGAATGGATGATAGGAAGTCAACTAGAACATCTTACACATCAAGAAAAGACCGTGAAAGGATGGCTGAAGAAAACAGAAGGGATGAACCTAAGGTGGAAGTGGCTCCTCTTGTACCAAGTGCTAACAGATGGGTTCCAAAATCCaaacagaagaaagaaactgaaaagaagTTGGCACCAGATGGCACAGAGCTACTAGATAAGGAAGAGATAGAAAGGAAGATGAAATCCTTGTTGAACAAGTTAACCCTGGAGAAATTTGAACCTATCTCTAACGACATCTTAGCCATGGGTAACCAATCGAAATGGGAAACTGAAGGTGAGACCTTGAAGCTAGTCATTGAACAAATTTTCCTCAAAGCTTGTGACGAACCACATTGGTCTTCCATGTATGCACAATTATGTGGTAAGATTGTGAAGGAATTGGACGCTTCCATTTATGATAATACCAATGAGGGTAAGACTGGTCCAAAGCTGGTTTTGCACTACTTGGTTGCAAGATGCCACACCGAGTTTGAAAAAGGTTGGACTGATAAATTACCAACTAAGGAAGATGGTAGCCCATTGGAACCTGAAATGATGTCTGATGAATACTACCAGGCAGCTGCCGCTAAGAGAAGAGGTTTAGGTCTAGTCAGGTTTATTGGTTTCCTATACCGTTTGAATCTGTTGACTGGAAAAATGATGTTCGAATGTTTCCGTAGACTAATGAGGGATCTTACTGGTAACCCATCAGAGGAGATTCTAGAATCTGTTGTCGAACTATTAGAGACTGTTGGTGAACAATTTGAAACCGACAGCTTTAGAACGGCTAACGCAACGCTTGAAGGCTCTGCATTATTGGATAGTCTATTCCAAATCCTACAAAGCATTATTAATGAAGGCAAGATATCAAGTAGAATTAAATTCAAATTGATCGATGTTAAGGAATTGAGAGAATTAAAGCATTGGAATAGCAGTAAGAAGGATGCTGGTCCAAAGACTATACAACAAATtcatgaagaagaagagaggCAACGTATGTTGAAGAGTAATTCTAGACAAAGTTCAAGACGTGTAAATAACAATTCCATGGGTAACCATAATAACAGAGATAGAGGCTTTTATAGAAGAGAAAACACCATGAATTCGAGAGACAATTTCCAGTCTACACGCTCTCCATCCACCAGATATAACTCAAAAGATacaaaagaagatcaaGCTCCAGCTCCGAAAACTACGAACATGTTTAGTGCGCTAATGGAtacagatgaagaagagtaG
- the RIM8 gene encoding Rim8p (CAGL0D06204g~Ortholog(s) have role in cellular response to biotic stimulus, cellular response to pH, entry into host and filamentous growth of a population of unicellular organisms in response to biotic stimulus, more) has product MAFIKLLRKTKDEPSRLAKAVRHLQVTLDDPHATYRPRDVLFGQVLLDLKQNVANVRVRLTFIGEVKSKYGTAHKRGGCFMEKSTVLYGDDGDLDTDEMEPTVNGLTKGVHKFPFSIRVPSGKKIHSSIKFERGSVSYHLMAVFESVVEPEGVSAKVRTKVNILVPIDVYRYSDVVVKTILLNSNAKSKSHKINSNDHNGHLNGDVTTLTTSDGSSEGTKKTISESQIINNLSQRQVLQKSKSEGSKSESIQASTGQINQLPETSSQVSYNAVLTNGMNRDADNQTVKIDVRLPHSGFVQGEYIPLTINVSHYREYYHPAGVIATLVRVCKVASGRKEDTKEIYRKDICQSISPLLIESNKLENTISTYLKVPNDIIASMTSLPEHFTFQYFVEVVINLSRKLEIYSHSQKPLSYILEKQKTKKPLTIPRDLKELNLPASVNENGAWEVPRPSLNNEKSNGGIDSSRNDFQSKFGSAFNKSTLFGLKNIDEIHVAEQTIIFDDMVDVERLKRMRNVAGLSIETIIGNKRSSPAIDLAKLEISKLSQGKVMKSNGTSKNTSSSGSIESNSIVRYRYISFEQDTQSSTDSYDEDITKMGNQLNEWLSPANAYEEYYPVPEYSANENVFASEDKQELEYKRLHELESDPPQF; this is encoded by the coding sequence ATGGCGTTCATCAAGCTGCTCAGGAAGACCAAGGACGAGCCCTCGCGGCTGGCGAAAGCGGTGCGTCACCTACAAGTTACGCTGGATGACCCCCATGCGACATATAGACCTAGGGACGTACTGTTTGGGCAGGTACTACTGGACTTGAAGCAGAACGTGGCAAATGTGAGGGTACGGCTGACATTTATCGGCGAGGTGAAGTCCAAGTACGGCACGGCGCACAAGCGGGGTGGTTGCTTCATGGAGAAGTCGACAGTGCTATATGGAGACGACGGTGACTTGGATACAGACGAAATGGAGCCTACAGTCAATGGGCTCACAAAAGGTGTGCACAAGTTCCCCTTTAGTATACGAGTACCGAGCGGCAAAAAGATACATTCATCTATAAAGTTTGAGCGAGGTTCCGTTTCTTACCATCTGATGGCAGTTTTTGAGAGTGTTGTGGAGCCAGAGGGTGTTAGCGCAAAGGTTCGCACGAAAGTTAATATACTCGTGCCAATAGATGTTTACAGATATAGTGATGTAGTTGTCAAGACCATACTGCTGAACTCGAATGCTAAGAGTAAATCTCACAAAATAAATAGCAACGACCACAATGGTCATCTAAATGGTGATGTGACTACTCTTACTACTAGCGATGGGTCAAGCGAAGGTACAAAGAAAACTATTTCGGAATCGCAAATAATTAACAATTTGTCACAAAGGCAAGTTCTCcagaaatcaaaatctgAAGGTTCAAAATCCGAGAGCATTCAGGCATCTACAGGCCAGATAAATCAGCTTCCTGAAACATCATCACAAGTATCTTATAATGCTGTGCTCACCAATGGCATGAACAGGGATGCAGATAATCAAACTGTTAAAATTGATGTCCGCTTACCGCATTCAGGTTTTGTGCAGGGTGAATACATTCCCCTAACTATCAATGTTAGTCACTATCGGGAATATTACCACCCTGCTGGAGTTATTGCAACTTTAGTGAGGGTATGCAAAGTTGCTAGTGGCAGAAAGGAGGATACAAAGGAAATTTATAGAAAAGATATATGCCAGAGTATTTCTCCATTGCTTATAGAATCCAATAAACTGGAAAATACCATTTCTACTTATCTAAAAGTACCGAATGACATTATTGCATCAATGACTAGCCTGCCAGAACATTTtacttttcaatatttcGTTGAAGTGGTAATAAACTTATCCAGGAAGCTTGAAATATATTCCCATTCCCAGAAACCGTTATCGTATATACTGGAGAagcaaaaaacaaaaaaaccTCTGACGATACCACGAGATTTGAAAGAGCTGAACTTACCGGCATCCGTCAATGAAAATGGCGCATGGGAAGTACCACGACCTTCTCTTAATAACGAAAAGTCGAATGGTGGTATAGACAGTTCGAGAAATGACTTCCAGAGTAAATTTGGTTCAGCATTCAATAAGTCTACATTGTTCggtttaaaaaatattgatgaaattcaTGTGGCCGAACAGacaataatatttgatgaCATGGTTGATGTAGAAAGATTGAAACGCATGAGAAATGTTGCAGGTCTCTCCATTGAAACAATAATAGGCAATAAGAGGTCATCTCCTGCAATTGATTTAGCTAAGCTAgagatatcaaaattatctCAGGGTAAGGTCATGAAATCGAATGGAACATCGAAAAACACAAGCTCTTCGGGTTCGATAGAATCGAACAGTATTGTGCGTTATAGATACATTTCTTTCGAACAAGATACTCAGTCATCTACTGACTCCTATGACGAAGATATAACGAAGATGGGTAATCAGTTAAACGAATGGCTGTCACCTGCTAATGCCTATGAGGAATATTATCCGGTACCCGAATACAGCGCAAATGAAAATGTCTTTGCTTCTGAAGATAAGCAGGAATTAGAATACAAGCGTTTGCACGAGCTTGAGAGTGATCCTCCTCAATTTTAA
- a CDS encoding uncharacterized protein (CAGL0D06226g~Putative adhesin-like cell wall protein; predicted GPI-anchor) yields the protein MLAQVLVYLLVLSLGAIQGNAQESTRTIKVTTTITTRICPSCVIKTVLSPSSIPPNIPNIVDPPPMIPEDLPPTKPEDPPPHAAEVTITVTITETTRTTRTDLETSLTTLTEVETTVTTETKLTTETATEVTTELTTETKLTTETETEVETTVTTETKLTTETATEVTTELTTETKLTTETETEVETTVTTETKLTTETATEVTTELTTETKLTTEVEVITEIQIDTQVTTKTELTTITQLATKFTTTTTIEVETLLTTETKFKTQTEIEIKTTLTTETKSTTEIQKTTETITNTASITETYSETIYITSVTHTTDVVTRTDITSRTITSYVNETITNIVYDTKYLSVNSIDYSILYITSTIIDRSTTTTTEFENQTITETDFETVTNTVQKTTFKEATHYTTKEVFSTITELISLTLSTIETVKMTDTATVTVTDTAYLNITSFIQLNNTTWVTAVETQTKTETAVESILSTLTTNVTFTYNRTETVLTTFTVFDNEFLACPPAVYTDCENTPDTVTTTTTAQRTLTTTSTLTVLPERCRYNSTWSISVTTPHAIESMIITTVYKTTLQQNLAATNISINSPWNNASNEIHTGKDSALVSNYITVTTVLRETVTHTINGNISVLSTISENAPITVTKYIKETVHATVTGISMIPVELEAGPPESIYVGSAKTVTITEHSCPVTAVITQAKSTAPIPSTKTAVEKSPARETVESAGETSTPDSESDLPTSPTIVSPVGSSRTVTSSHSVSIFEGEATTLKSFWRLILIIFTLVIHI from the coding sequence ATGTTAGCACAAGTTTTAGTATATCTGTTGGTACTAAGTTTGGGTGCTATTCAAGGGAATGCACAGGAATCGACTAGAACAATAAAAGTAACAACTACAATCACTACAAGAATATGCCCTTCTTGTGTTATTAAGACAGTTTTGTCACCCTCATCTATTCCCCCTAATATACCCAACATAGTAGATCCGCCTCCCATGATACCTGAAGACCTACCTCCAACGAAGCCAGAAGATCCGCCTCCACATGCTGCTGAAGTAACAATAACGGTCACAATAACGGAAACTACTCGTACCACCAGAACTGATTTGGAAACTTCATTGACAACTTTAACTGAAGTCGAGACCACAGTGACCACTGAAACGAAATTAACTACTGAGACAGCAACCGAGGTCACTACTGAACTAACTACGGAAACTAAGCTCACCACCGAAACAGAGACCGAGGTTGAGACCACAGTGACCACTGAAACGAAATTAACTACTGAGACAGCAACCGAGGTCACTACTGAACTAACTACGGAAACTAAGCTCACCACCGAAACAGAGACCGAGGTTGAGACCACAGTGACCACTGAAACGAAATTAACTACTGAGACAGCAACCGAGGTCACTACTGAACTAACTACGGAAACTAAACTCACCACAGAAGTTGAGGTGATAACCGAAATCCAAATTGATACACAAGTTACAACTAAGACCGAActaacaacaataacacAACTTGCGACGAAGTTTACGACAACAACAACCATAGAAGTTGAGACACTTTTAACCACGGAAACTAAGTTTAAAACGCAGACTGAGATTGAAATTAAAACCACACTGACAACAGAAACAAAATCAACGAcagaaattcaaaaaacaaCAGAGACGATCACCAATACTGCTAGTATTACCGAAACATATAGCGAGACAATATACATCACGTCTGTTACTCACACCACAGATGTAGTAACACGGACGGACATAACATCTCGTACAATAACTTCATATGTTAATGAAACCATCACAAATATCGTTTATGATACAAAGTATCTAAGCGTCAATAGCATTGATTACAGTATTCTTTATATCACATCCACAATTATTGATCGTTCTACAACTACTACTacagaatttgaaaatcaAACGATAACAGAAACCGATTTTGAGACTGTAACTAATACGGTCCAGAAAACGACTTTTAAAGAAGCAACCCACTATACAACTAAAGAGGTTTTTAGTACTATCACGGAGCTAATTAGTCTCACTCTCTCTACAATAGAAACGGTAAAAATGACCGATACGGCGACAGTAACTGTAACTGATACAGCATATCTAAATATAACCTCTTTTATTCAGTTGAACAATACAACTTGGGTCACTGCTGTCGAAACTCAAACCAAAACGGAAACAGCTGTCGAAAGTATACTATCAACTTTAACAACTAATGTAACATTTACATATAACAGAACAGAGACTGTGTTAACAACTTTTACCGTGTTTGACAATGAATTCTTAGCTTGCCCTCCTGCCGTGTACACAGATTGCGAAAACACACCAGACACAGTCACAACGACTACAACAGCTCAACGCACGTTAACAACAACTTCAACCTTGACGGTCTTGCCAGAAAGATGCCGATATAACAGCACATGGTCTATTAGTGTGACTACACCACATGCCATTGAATCAATGATAATCACGACAGTTTATAAAACGACCCTGCAACAGAACTTGGCAGCAACAAATATTTCCATAAATTCACCTTGGAATAACGCCTCCAATGAAATACATACGGGTAAGGACAGCGCCTTGGTTAGCAATTATATCACTGTTACTACTGTCTTGCGAGAAACGGTGACACATACCATTAACGGAAACATTTCGGTGCTATCTACTATCTCAGAGAATGCTCCAATAACGGTAACTAAGTACATCAAGGAGACTGTACATGCCACTGTAACTGGTATTTCTATGATTCCTGTAGAACTTGAGGCTGGTCCACCTGAAAGTATCTACGTAGGTTCAGCTAAGACAGTGACAATTACTGAGCACAGTTGCCCTGTGACTGCAGTGATTACACAGGCCAAGTCCACTGCTCCAATCCCATCAACTAAGACTGCTGTTGAGAAATCGCCAGCAAGAGAAACCGTTGAGTCAGCAGGGGAGACATCGACACCGGATAGTGAATCTGACCTACCAACCAGCCCCACTATAGTGTCTCCGGTGGGATCCTCGAGAACAGTAACCTCTTCCCACTCTGTGTCGATATTTGAAGGAGAAGCTACTACATTAAAGTCGTTTTGGAGACTCATACTGATTATATTTACACTCGTTATCCATATCTAA